CGTAGACGTATCTATAGAGAACGGGTTGAAAGCAAACATAACAATAACCACCCATCCCCCAGACATAGTTTTGAAGGAGAGACATGCAATATACAACAATACATTCGACCAATATCCGTCAGAACTCAACGCATCTCCAGGCTGTAGCAATGTATGGGGATGGGACTCCACAGGACATTACATCTATTATCCCATCTCTGGGGAGGGATGGTATTGTTATATCTACCCTTCAAACATTGATATCAGTAGCTACGTGGGTAATGGAAGCAAAGTCTATGTAGCTGCTATAACGTGGCGTAGCGCGTTTTATTATGCGGGCGTATTCCGAGTTGGCTACACATTTCTAAACGATACTACATGGGATAATTACCTCATAGGCTTGCGTAACGAGCTCTTACAGGGAAGAACAGGGGATAATGCTAATGCTACAGCATATTACTACGACTACTTTGTTAATGGAAACTACATAGGCTATTATATATACCTGCTTAACCAGTCGTCTCTCCCAAGTGGTGCATTGGGGTTTGAGTACGGGTACCGCCACAACTTGAGTGCTGGCATGGATTTCTCTACATGGAATGCCGGGCTTTGGGGCAAGGGTCTTACAATTAATAGCTCGGATACCCTTCAGGTTCTTGAGGCCCATATAAATGAGACGTATAGGATTATGCCTAATAGGGTTGGGGTTGGTGTGCATGTAGAGAACTTAGAGGGGACGCAGAATAGTGAGAAAGTTTACTTCGATAACTTGGTTATAACGGTTAATGCTCCTCCATGGCTTGTTAATGTATCTGGGCTTCAGCCTGGTTGGCGTGTTGTATTGGAGAACTCTACTGGAGGAGTTATAGATGATGCTATTGTGGGTAGTGATGGTATTGCTGTGCTTGAGGTTTGGGGCTACTTAATAATTCCTAATGCTACTATCAAAGTATATGATTCCTCTGGAAACCTCATTGTTAATAAGAGTTTTGACCGTGTGATAGGCGGTGATCTCTACGAGCTTACAGGATTTATGGGTACCATTATCAATATATACTCAAATCTAACCACAGGATTCAGGTCTGGACTGGGGCTTGTCTCAACAAACTCTACAGTAAACGATGCCTATGTATACATATACCTCTATAACATGTCTGGATACAGGGTTGGCCCAATAGGGATCAGGGATGGAAATATAGCCGTTAATACTACGAACTATATCTGGATGAAACCACCATCTAGCTGGAGCAGTAAATGGGGGGCCGGCTACGTAGAGCTAGTAGCATATATGCCGGGGGGAACCTATAAACTCAGGTTAAAGCAAGAATTTACTCTCTCACCTGGCATATACATCTATGGTTACATAGACATAACTATAAGGTCGTCATAACTATTCATATTCGCTCTCTTACTTACAGCTTCATACACTACGTTTAGAAAAATAATTGTAGACCTCATAGGATGGATAAAAGCATGATATAGGTGAGAACGCTTAGCTGTAGAAACAAAAACACATAACCACATCTCGATAATTAAGGAGAGCCTTATCATTAACCCTAGGCTAAGGCGGGAGAATAAAAGCCTATACCTCCCTATATAGCATATTTTCTAAGCCCTAATGCTAAACATAGTATTCTCTGGTGGATAAGGGATGGAATGGGCTTAGAAAATATTCAAATTACTTGCTACTTTCAATTCTTTCTATGTTGTTACTTTGGTTCGAATAAATTGCTACATTTTATTTTTTCTTCGAATCAGATATATATGTTTTTCCATAATTGATCCATGCTTGATCCTGTTCGAACAATTATCTATAGACTTAATAGTATCTCTGACCCCCTTGAAGGGTTTGTGAAAAATATTCGATTAGGCTACGTGGTTGTTTGTGTGTTGTTTTGGTAGGGAGACTGCTCGGCTATATATTTGCTACAAGGATAATTAATGATCATAGACTGGATGGATTCCAGAAAGTATTAAAAAGCAATCATATCGGGTAAAAATAATTACGGAGTCATATAAATGAAACAAGAATAATTTCTCAACCCTCCTCCGATCAGGCTCTTCTAGAAAAGTTGTCTATATAGAAGCATTAATGACTCTCATGATCCTCTCTCACAGAGGATTTTGCAAACCCCTTTGGAGTATTTATTGATAACTTATCGGGTTCCCATATAATTTTCTCCATATTTTTTCGTGCTTTGAGCCCTCTAATCTTCTCCTCAGCAGATCCTTGAAGCTCTTATGGCCAATTAATTCTATCCTTGATATACTTGAAAGATGATGTAAAAATTGTTTCAAAGGGTTAAGACACTTAGATTTCTGGGATACTCTGTTTTTATATGTTAAAGTTTATTATCTTTTGTAGGGGCAGATCTATATTTGGAGGGTGTAGGAGGTTTTGTCTATTATTATTGATTCTGATAGGGGTAGGAGGGTAGCGGAGATCCTATATAATGCTTATTATACCACTGGTATTTTCGGGTATAGATCTCCTCCAGAATCTGTTTTGCCTAAGGGTATGGTGAGGGGCTCGCTTCAACATGTTTTGTTTGTTACATTAACGGTTTCCATTGATTATATGAGGGATGCTCAAGCATTATGGGAGAGTGCTAGGAGGACTTTCGAGGATCCTATGACTAGGTATTTATTTGATCCCAAGGCACTATATGAAACACCCATAAATAAGATTATGAGGGATATGTTGAAATATGGTTTAGCTAAGAGGCCTAGGAAGGACTCATATATTTGGAAAACAGTTGGTGCAACTTTTTATAAGAAGTGGGGAGGGGATCCACGCAGTTTTCTTAGAAGCTGTGGATGGGATGCACCAACTATTCTTAAACGGTTAAAAAGTGATACCCACCTAGATAGGGGTCGTCTGGTTCCTGATTATCCCTATCTTAGAGGGGATAAGATTGGTCCATTATGGTTGAGAATGCTCTGGGATATTGTTGGTGTTAAGGATTTGAGGAATTTGGATAAAGTCCCTATTCCCGTAGATGTACATGTTGCTAGAGCAACGCTTGCAACAGGTGTTGTTAGGGGGAGGTTTAGTGGGAGGCTTGAGGATTTATTCGAATATATTAGGAGGGCTTGGTTCCTAAGCGTTAAGGGGTTAAAGGCTGGGGATAGATCCATGATCGCATTGGATCTGGATGAGCCCCTGTGGCACTTATCCAAATATGGGTGTTCTAGGAGAGATAAGGATACAGGTTATTGTCCGCTACAAAGTTTTTGTGTTGTTAGAGAATATTGTGTTAAGGGGAGGATCTGGATAAATAATGGATATGTGGTGATGGATACATGAAAACACTATGTATTGTTCCTTGTGGGAAGAGGAAGATTTGGGATAAATACCCAAACAAGGGCCCTACTAAGGCAAGATACGTATACATAGGAGCTTTCGCGAAGAAGTGTAGGGAATACGCTGAGAAATTCTGTCCAAACTCCTGGGTTATCTTATCGGCGAAGCATGGATTCTTGTTCCCAGACGATATAGTTCCTGGACCATACAATGTCAGCTTCAACGATAAAAAGACAAACCCTATATCCATAGAAGAGCTCAAAGCACAAGCACATATGAAGGGGCTTTACAGATATGATCGAATAATAGTCTTAGCCGGGAGAAACTATGCAGAAATAGTCAAAAAAGTCTTCTCAAATAAAGAAGTTGTTACTCCACTAAGCAAATATAAGGGATTAGGCTATATGATGCAAAAACTAAATGAAGCAATAAGGAGAGGAGTACCGCTCCACTAAAACACATTAGATCCAGCTGTATCATCATATACTTAAGTTGATAAAAATATATTACTTGGTCAAAGCACGGGAAACAAATATATCCCCTAAAACCTCTATATTATACATGGTTAGATTTTTTGTTAAACCATTATTTTTGTATTAGGTGGTTAGTGTTGAATAAGATTTTAGTTTTCGGGATCATTTTTCTCCTAGTCTATGCTGAGGCTTCAGTATTTACTCCAATAAACAGTATGGTTACTGGTACGGATGTTTCGGGGGCTGGGAGGCCGAAGATATTGTTCATCTATTATTATTGGCTTCCAAACTATGGTCCAGCATATTGGTTTATACGTAATTTGTCAATGTATGGTGATGTAGTTTTTATCCGGGCAGATGCTCTAGCTAATCAATCGGATCAGTATATTATGGATTATTTGAGACAATTCGACATATACGCTACCATTAATGCTGGTTATGGTCCCTGGCTTTGTCTGGTTGATTTTTGGAGTAAGTATCCGAGACTAGTCAATATTATTAGGTTATTAGTTAGAGAGGAGGGGAAGAGTATTCTCGTCGTTGTAGCATCAACAAGTAATAGCCACCCAATCTCCGACATGGTTTATGCTGAATGTCTTGATACCCCGGATTATTGGATCAACTATGAGATCGCATCATCAAACATAACAGTGGGAATCAATAATATAACTGGTAGATCACTCCACATACATCTCTACGGTGGAAAACCACTCATTATACTACCCAATAAACATGATTGGCTAAGTCGAAGAGCAGCATTAGCAGTATACGGATACTATGGGAAAGGAAAATACGCCGTATTAAGCATAGATCTATTCCAATCAAGCAACCACATAAGAGGAGACATTGAAAAACTATTATCAAACATAATACAATGGCTCACAAACAAGGAAACCCGAGAAAACAAAACAATCATAAACCCACCAATAGAAAACCTAACAATAACATCAACAATCCTCATAACACCACTAATAATCACCCTAATAGGAGCATACATAATCAAACAACACAGAACAAACCCACATAAACAACCCTAAAACACAACACAAACAAAACATTATCGACTCCTAAAACCATTAGAAGCCCAGCCACCTTATGGTCATCAATATATAGTTAAATAGCTAAGCAGTTTCCACACCAGAACAATACTCTAAACCCTATAGAAAACTAGTCGAACAATTTACATTATACAAACCCGTCAAGGGGTCAAAGACACTATTTATCTTATAGTGAGCTGTTCGAACACGATCAAGCAAGGGATCAATTATAGAAAAGCATATATATCGGGTTCGAAGAAAAATATAAATGTAACAATATATTCGAGGCAATGTAACAACCTAAAAAGAATTGAAAGCCTCTAAATCCATAAGCTTCCTGCAGCGAACCTCCTCTTCAGTAACAACATAGAAAGAATTGAAAGATTTGTTTTGTAACCCGAGAATTAGGGTCTTTTCCCTCAAATTACCTAATACAGCCAACTATATTGCTATAGTAATTATAATTGCAAATTTCTAATTATTGTATTTCTTGGGTAATATAGTCTTAAGCCTGCTTTATTTTTTCAATAATATTTTCTTCGGCTATGTTTATGTGTTCATTGATGAGTTGGTCTAGTTCTTTTATTTTATTGATTTTTCTAAAGTTTAACGGTATTATTGCGACGTATTTGTTTTTGTCGTTTATAGGGATTGGTTTGTGTTGGTTGTTTGTTTTTTGTGTGTAGGTTGCGTTGTAGATTATTGCTCCTTTATCTACGTTGTACTCGTTCATGTATCCTAGTACTATTCTTAGTTCTCTATAAATATCTTCTAAACTTCGTCTCTGCTTAGCATCCATAACAAATACTATTTCTTCACCGTCTCCCTTGTTAATTGTTATTGTTATATCTGGTCTACCAGCTTCAGGTCCCCCAATTACTTGTTTGTTTCTAGTAAGCCAGCTTTTATCGCTGAAGCCTTTGCTGTGATAGATCCTATAACTAATATTTTCCCCGTTCTCCTCAACATTTATTTCTATAAATTCTCCCTTATGATCAACAATTATTTCCTTCACCCCTATCCGTTCTAGTTTTGATAGTAGAGCGTATGTGGTTAGATAATGAGTGTAGATCTCGAATATTCTCTCAAGCTCTACTCCTACAATGGATCCTGTATGCTCAGGTTTTCCATGAACAGCGATCTCTTCCCCGATATTCATGATTGTTTGGAGATATTGTTTAAAACTTTTAGCGAGGAAATAATATCCATAGTTTCCGCGTTCTAGAACTGTGTCACATAGTTGTAGGAGTGAATCATAATCTTCTCTCTCAACTATACCTGCTAGTTCGGTTATCCAAGATACGCTACTATATGTTTCTCTTAGATCATCAAGTATTAAACCTATAATCTTATTTAATAAATAGTTTTCAGCAGATACATTTTCTTCCAAATCCTCAATTATCTCCTTGATTTCCAAAGCAATATTCGCTAATAACAATGTCTCGGGTGAATCATATAATCTTTTATTAATACTTGATACTATTAAGAGTCTGCCACTACCGTATAGTGCTATTGTTTTTGGAAAATCTATTCTCCCCCTGGCAACAATATCTATTCGATCCTCATAACTGGTTTCATAGATCAACTCTAACGGTATTCTTTTCAGAGTTTCTATAACATCTCTTATAGCTAGAACACGTGCAGTGAGCAAACCAGCCTTATAAGCATCCCTTAAAACACGGTCCTTTACTTCTCCAAAAAACTTTATAGGGTAACCCTTTACATAGCTGTAGAAGAGAAATAATCCTATAAGCCTAACAGTAACCATATACATGGATTCTAGGAGATCTTGATCTTTAGAACTTTGAGACAATATTACCGACCATTTCAATAAGTCCTTTATAATCATTTAGTTCTCCTGATTCCATAATCTTCTCTAATGCATCAATGTATTTCTTTGGAAGCATTATCTTAGATATCTCGGGATCAAGAATTGAAGCTAGAGAACTAGATAATGCTTCATCAATAACATTCTTGATACTCTTCGAAGGATTCATGCTAATAAGATTATATGCATCAATAGCAGATTCAATTATATAAGATATTCCTAGAGGGAAGTCATTATTAATAAATATTCTATAGATTCTCGTTAACTCCTCAGCAACATCGCTAAGCCTCTGAGTATCAACATTACTGATCTCTTTAAGTACGTTGCTAGCTTTTCTCGAGACTATCTTCTTTAAAACTTCTTCATTAGCATTAGAGATTTTCTGCGGGAATACTCTTACAATATGGAATCTTCTAAGTAATGCATAACCTAGTGTGAACAAATGGGTTATATCCCACGTGTTAATTGTTGCTACTATTCTAAATCCCCAAGGCAACGTATTGTTTGCTTTAACATGTTTTAGTATTGTCTCAGCAGCATCATCTCTATCATCATAGTTTTTAATCTCATCGATAAGTGACTGGGGCAACTTCCATTGGCTAGGATCTATGCCTGGGTATATTGTGAAGAATTCTGCTAAAACCTTATCAGCTTCGCAACGATTCAGTTCATCGATAAGCAATAATACACCTTTAAACCCCTTATTCTCACCAGACTTCTTATCCTCATCAGCTCTACTAATGTATTCAATATGTTTTGCAAGAGCTGATAGAAATACACCACTCTTCCACTTGAATCCTTTAGAAGAAATAATCGGTCCACCTATGAAATCATAGCGGGTCCACGTAGAAGAAGCAGTAGTGCTCACCAATTCATAATTGAGATATTTAGCTAGAAGCTCTGCTAAATACGATTTACCAGTACCCGGCGGCCCAACTAATAATAAGTGCTTACCCTTATTATATCCAGCAACAAGATCATCAAGGATCTCTTCAGAATAAAAACCATCATTATCGATCACATGATTTTTGAACCCTTCATAATCAATAAGTATTGGATGCGAAGGTTTTGGCTTATGATATTCTTCTTTCATCCCCATAGAATGTATCTTCATGTACTCACTCTCCCTAAGGGATGCTAGGTACCAGCCCTGTTTTATGATATTCTCACTAATATTCTTGGTCTCTCCATAATTTATAGGATCTTCATATTCTTGGAAGTTAGATAACCTTAGTAAAAAGAAAGAAATACCGCTTATATTTCCTATTCTTTTTCTTATTTTTTCTTCTGCCCTTTCTAAATATTGATTTAAATCTATATTTTTCTGAGTAGAGCTGTTTTTCTGGAGAAGACGCGTAAGCTCATTTCTGAGTTCATACCAGGTATATTCTTTAATGTTCTTATTATCTTCTTCTCGAAGAATCGATCTACCTATAAAAGCTTTTTTGACTTCTCCTTTCTTACTGTGAATATATATAGCTCTTGACCCCACATAATGTATGATTGTTAATTCACTGAATTGTTTAAGGGATTTTATAATGGCATTATATTCTGCTGCATGACGACCCTTTATCGGCCCCCATAAAGCCACTCCTATATGAGCAGGAATAGGCAAACTCCAATTGTTTATTTCAACCCAGTATTTTGAAGGTTCTAATCTTTTATAGCTATACAAAATATTTTTCACCTCTTATCTATTTCTAAAAGTATTCTTAAAGCCCTAGCTGGTCTAAGTATTCCCGGATATTTTCTTTCTCTAAATCTCTCAACAATTATTCCCGCCCAATACTTTAGATCTAGATATGTAAGTGTTTTAACCGCTTCCATTGCTTGGAGTTTTTTCTTATAAGTTCTTAAATTGCTAGTGATAACGGCATAGATTAATACTTTTGCATAAGTTTCCCAATTATCCGTTGTAAAAGTCATAATTTTTCTGCCGCCTTTCTTTTTGAAACCGCTTCTAAGAGCATATTGTATTAGTAATTGTGGATTACATCTAATTTTTACTTCTAATACTCCTCTACTCCTAGTTGTGCCAGCGTAGAATCTTGAAATTCCCATGTTGTTTCTAGAATAGATTACTAGGTAATATAGAGGCTTAGCTTCATCATCAATAGTAGAGCTCATCACTTCCTCCTCACAATTGTAACTATTATATCGGCGTATCTAATGTATTTGTCAAGTATTCTTTTAAGAGTTGAATTGATAGTTATCTCTTTTGGAAATTCTGCTTCGAAGCTTCCCTCGACAAATATATTTGAACCCATAGACTCTAGTAGTTCGCTAACTACGTCATAGACTATTGCTGGATCAGCTTGTTTAAATAAAACATCGCTCACTCCATACTCTCGGCTTTTCACGTGGAGCTCCATTTTATTGACAATGAACACCTTCTCATCCGGTTTACTTAGTAATTCAGTTAATTTGTTAATGAGCTCCAGTATATCTCTATAATTCTTATTGCTAATTGAGCTCTTAATACTGATTAAAACATCTCCTTCTTCAAGAACCCCTGGTTCATGAATATCAATAACACTAGTCTTAGGCTTAACAGTGATTATTTCCTCGTATGAGTTACCATTATCATCGATCGCCCTAATCGTTATCAATGTTTGTTGCCTGATCCTTGAACCATTTATTTTAATCCACGTCTTAAACGGTACTTGTCCTTCAAGAACTCCATGATCAGTTACTGCATCACTAGACACGGTGATTTTAACATTGCCACCATAGTCTCCTAGAGGTTGAGCCTCAATTCTCACATCTACGCTTTCATCAGGTGAGATCTCAATATATGATGGCTCAACTACTAGGTTTATCCCTGTTTTCAGAATCTTTTCCTCCTTAACAATGAAGCCGTCTCTAAGAATTATTTCCCAGTCTGGAAACTTTTCGATATCCTTAATTGAATACCTCTTATTCCTGTATACAACGTAGTAGTTTAACTTGAGAATACCATTATCTATTCTTGTTCCGTCGTTTTCTTCTATATCGCTTTTGATCTCCTCTAGTATCTCCTTTAGCGCGTCTCGCCAATGCATTATAATGAAGCTTTCTTGTATTCTTGTTGGTTCTTCTCCTCTGTCCTTATCAGTAAATGATGTAATATCGTTTGGTGAATATATGCGTTTAAAGTATCTTCTATTGAACTCGTCTATTAAGGCGATTTCTAGGTTTAATACACCCTCCTTGATGGCATCTTTAATTCTATCTTCTCTTACCATAGGTAGTTCGGGCCTTGTCTTAAAGACATTGATAACGTCTCCAACACTGATCTTTCTCCCAGGTTTTATTTCAATTTCAACCTTGCTTAAATAAGTCTTTAATGATTCAAAATTTAATGATCTAACTATTTTACCAATGCTTGGAGAGCTTAGTGCTGAGACAACTTTTTCACTAATTGATTTATCAGATGATGTAGCATATGTTTTCTCAACAATTCTTCTAGAATCTTTAACTGCTGGATAATATATTTGATCAAAGAAGTTAAGAATATTTGTTAATAAGATGTTTTCGATCATTCTTTTCTGGTACGATGCAATACTTCTCTCAATATCCTTGATCTCCTTGGCATAACCACTATACAGCTCATTTATTCTATCCATAATTATTTCTGCCGCTCTCAGAAGTGCTTGATACTCGAGAAGGGATTCGAGTTTATCCTTTGTCGAAATAGTTACTGCTACAACGGTATTAGCGTGTGTTCTCTCAATTCCTCTAAACTTATAGATTAGCTCTTCGATCTCCTTTGGCTTATTATATAGTATAGCAACCAGCTTATAGGAACTGCTATCAGGAACCTCAGCCTCCGACGCGTATCTATAAACCGATATATTCTTTGCATCGAATATTTCAGCATATCTAAATCGTTCCATAGAATAGACACTAGCTTCTCGGGCTCTGCCTACTTCGATTAAACGTGAAGTCATTAATTTATGTATATTCTCCATAAGCAAGTTCTCGACATGGCTCCTGTTTTCTTCTAAAATCTTTTTAGCTTCTCTTCTAATCCATTCCTTTATAGATGCAATTCTAGAATACCAGTATCTATCGGTTGATTCATCATAGTGTAGGAAGACAGTATAGTTACTGATCTTGATCTCTGATAATGCATCTACTATATCTACCGGCTTATACCTATTAGATTCGAAGAATTTTGGTTCATAAACCATTTGAACGATTTCTTTGCTTGTTGGAAACACTGGTTCT
This is a stretch of genomic DNA from Staphylothermus hellenicus DSM 12710. It encodes these proteins:
- a CDS encoding DUF6884 domain-containing protein, encoding MKTLCIVPCGKRKIWDKYPNKGPTKARYVYIGAFAKKCREYAEKFCPNSWVILSAKHGFLFPDDIVPGPYNVSFNDKKTNPISIEELKAQAHMKGLYRYDRIIVLAGRNYAEIVKKVFSNKEVVTPLSKYKGLGYMMQKLNEAIRRGVPLH
- a CDS encoding AAA family ATPase produces the protein MYSYKRLEPSKYWVEINNWSLPIPAHIGVALWGPIKGRHAAEYNAIIKSLKQFSELTIIHYVGSRAIYIHSKKGEVKKAFIGRSILREEDNKNIKEYTWYELRNELTRLLQKNSSTQKNIDLNQYLERAEEKIRKRIGNISGISFFLLRLSNFQEYEDPINYGETKNISENIIKQGWYLASLRESEYMKIHSMGMKEEYHKPKPSHPILIDYEGFKNHVIDNDGFYSEEILDDLVAGYNKGKHLLLVGPPGTGKSYLAELLAKYLNYELVSTTASSTWTRYDFIGGPIISSKGFKWKSGVFLSALAKHIEYISRADEDKKSGENKGFKGVLLLIDELNRCEADKVLAEFFTIYPGIDPSQWKLPQSLIDEIKNYDDRDDAAETILKHVKANNTLPWGFRIVATINTWDITHLFTLGYALLRRFHIVRVFPQKISNANEEVLKKIVSRKASNVLKEISNVDTQRLSDVAEELTRIYRIFINNDFPLGISYIIESAIDAYNLISMNPSKSIKNVIDEALSSSLASILDPEISKIMLPKKYIDALEKIMESGELNDYKGLIEMVGNIVSKF
- a CDS encoding ATP-binding protein — encoded protein: MGFKQHVSVREDVLDPSFDEKLAPEIYEVVYGTAPRIYMDPREFFERTYLTDSMKTILSEIGNTLTEGKGRKVYPIIAFFGGGKTHTLLTIYHAVLNPSYTYLLSDEVYKLYRNVKGVEVVVIYGKDSRLAPSPIKPLEGGSRKIKTLWGYLADRLKRYELVERDDKNETCPDQSVLKKLLQGRKVVILVDEILDYIDSILSSKYKNKEGYVSEVVRFFDRLAQAVESTNNVLVITIAAEKKPGGIEPQPRYKRISEFVRDLLDALLRVAGNVYAPISRSTELFNVVKKRLFSEVRVDEAKNEIRKLISTYNEFKEVFGDTSKLREDIKKTYPFHPSYISVLREIAERVTGNRTRFLMRISRLLLRKLLRSNEDPVLIMPWHIDPVELGVEGLFFMGDYSDYQRIYADEIVALDNKIPKESERKNLIKIILRTIFLSTYPYDSLKAEPVFPTSKEIVQMVYEPKFFESNRYKPVDIVDALSEIKISNYTVFLHYDESTDRYWYSRIASIKEWIRREAKKILEENRSHVENLLMENIHKLMTSRLIEVGRAREASVYSMERFRYAEIFDAKNISVYRYASEAEVPDSSSYKLVAILYNKPKEIEELIYKFRGIERTHANTVVAVTISTKDKLESLLEYQALLRAAEIIMDRINELYSGYAKEIKDIERSIASYQKRMIENILLTNILNFFDQIYYPAVKDSRRIVEKTYATSSDKSISEKVVSALSSPSIGKIVRSLNFESLKTYLSKVEIEIKPGRKISVGDVINVFKTRPELPMVREDRIKDAIKEGVLNLEIALIDEFNRRYFKRIYSPNDITSFTDKDRGEEPTRIQESFIIMHWRDALKEILEEIKSDIEENDGTRIDNGILKLNYYVVYRNKRYSIKDIEKFPDWEIILRDGFIVKEEKILKTGINLVVEPSYIEISPDESVDVRIEAQPLGDYGGNVKITVSSDAVTDHGVLEGQVPFKTWIKINGSRIRQQTLITIRAIDDNGNSYEEIITVKPKTSVIDIHEPGVLEEGDVLISIKSSISNKNYRDILELINKLTELLSKPDEKVFIVNKMELHVKSREYGVSDVLFKQADPAIVYDVVSELLESMGSNIFVEGSFEAEFPKEITINSTLKRILDKYIRYADIIVTIVRRK